One Thunnus thynnus chromosome 18, fThuThy2.1, whole genome shotgun sequence genomic region harbors:
- the wdcp gene encoding WD repeat and coiled-coil-containing protein, translated as MDLGKAKLLRTGLNTLHQAIHPLHGIAWTDGKQVCLTSFYFMNGEVKFGDTNVIGQFEHVFGLFWGPLCCSDSPALLAVQHKKHVTVWQLQLSALEQNKLLCTQTCEMSEPFPLLSQGCVWHPKLDMLAVLTKRDTSVLFSVRVDNRRVKADIKGSGIIHCACWTKDGTRLVVAIGSALHSYIWNDIQKSLVACSFCPIFDVGGYICAIEATGEAQVAVATELPLDKICGLNAGIAFDMPTEAESLQGQGSHVVMSDEDTLHDSRRRSFESDRSLISSSGPLDLTHLLARHRRSDPSPLIHLRRRDTVTGSGQDSSHLILVTYDRKVTTTRKVSIPGVLVPDIVAFDARGSTVAVASNTCNMVLVYCITASAMPNIQQISLQTNERPKGVCFLSDKMLLLMVGKQKSNDPAFLPSSNTDKYILRLIAKELMYDGETPIAPSPTVHNPESASNFCAGIRRHSEHLSKDDRERPVIKDLVLPGGGVVRSPGNRRRLVEEVRSTEPSPAASSVDFTDRASDRAPSSASSITVENFDMDHVNRMASLAVAGQVSRDSSRCSSPRFEQSDKLHTEPTLPMHEKTPSNAKERGLEQLVHNMERLFTRFADVQQCLTEIRDYTQNGKKALTVYPNACEPPYVNVTCQKQLSENVFIDERRPVLLCEGKLCLRALQDLFNLTIVEMMYGPLWIVLVADADGFVPLTFKPKEELTVRNGKRKTTLRTPGSPESSCPSSPAPVQSPNTTTEASI; from the exons ATGGATCTTGGTAAGGCAAAGCTGCTTCGGACAGGACTCAACACTCTACACCAAGCCATCCATCCTCTGCACGGGATAGCATGGACGGACGGCAAGCAGGTCTGCCTGACATCTTTCTACTTCATGAATGGCGAGGTGAAATTTGGGGACACCAATGTTATTGGGCAGTTTGAGCATGTATTCGGGCTCTTCTGGGGCCCGCTGTGCTGCTCTGACTCCCCTGCCTTGCTGGCTGTTCAGCACAAGAAACATGTTACCGTCTGGCAACTGCAGCTCAGCGCTCTTGAGCAGAACAAGCTGCTGTGCACTCAGACTTGTGAGATGAGTGAGCCTTTTCCCTTGCTCTCCCAAGGCTGCGTTTGGCATCCTAAACTGGACATGCTGGCTGTACTGACTAAGAGGGACACTTCTGTGCTGTTTTCTGTCAGAGTGGACAACAGGAGAGTCAAAGCAGACATCAAAGGTAGCGGAATCATCCACTGTGCTTGCTGGACTAAGGACGGCACACGCCTGGTGGTAGCTATAGGCAGCGCTCTTCACTCCTACATCTGGAATGACATCCAGAAGAGCCTGGTGGCCTGCTCCTTCTGCCCCATCTTTGATGTAGGAGGTTACATCTGTGCCATCGAGGCCACGGGGGAGGCTCAAGTAGCTGTGGCTACAGAGCTGCCTCTAGATAAAATCTGCGGGTTAAATGCAGGCATAGCCTTCGACATGCCGACAGAGGCAGAGTCCCTGCAAGGCCAGGGCTCGCATGTGGTCATGTCAGATGAAGACACCCTTCATGACTCTAGAAGAAGATCGTTTGAGTCAGATAGGTCCCTCATCTCTAGCTCAGGCCCTCTAGACCTCACCCACCTCCTGGCGAGGCACCGTCGCTCAGACCCCAGCCCGCTTATTCACCTACGTCGCAGAGACACTGTGACAGGTTCGGGCCAGGACTCCTCACACCTCATCCTGGTCACCTACGATCGTAAAGTCACTACCACCCGCAAAGTCAGCATCCCTGGGGTTTTGGTCCCTGACATTGTGGCGTTCGATGCACGTGGTTCCACCGTTGCAGTGGCTTCTAACACGTGCAACATGGTGCTCGTGTACTGCATCACAGCTTCAGCCATGCCGAACATCCAGCAGATCTCTCTGCAGACGAACGAGAGGCCCAAAGGGGTCTGCTTTCTCAGTGACAAGATGCTGCTGTTGATGGTGGGCAAGCAGAAGTCCAATGACCCTGCCTTCCTCCCATCTTCCAACACAGATAAATATATACTTCGTCTTATAGCCAAAGAGTTGATGTACGATGGAGAGACTCCTATCGCACCATCCCCCACTGTTCACAACCCTGAGTCTGCTTCTAATTTCTGCGCAGGGATTAGGAGGCACTCGGAGCACCTATCTAAGGATGACAGGGAGCGTCCGGTCATAAAGGACTTGGTGTTGCCTGGAGGGGGAGTAGTTCGTTCACCAGGGAACAGACGCAGGCTGGTGGAGGAGGTTAGGAGCACCGAGCCCAGCCCCGCCGCCAGCTCTGTGGACTTCACTGACCGAGCATCGGACAGAGCCCCGTCCAGTGCCTCCTCCATCACAGTTGAGAATTTCGATATGGACCATGTCAACCGTATGGCCAGCCTGGCGGTGGCCGGCCAGGTCAGCAGAGACTCCAGCCGGTGCAGTTCTCCTCGCTTCGAGCAGTCGGACAAGCTTCACACAGAGCCCACGCTGCCTATGCATGAAAAGACACCCAGCAATGCCAAGGAGCGCGGGCTGGAGCAGCTTGTTCACAACATGGAAAGGCTTTTTACACGCTTTGCAGATGTACAGCAGTGCCTGACAGAAATCAGAGATTATACCCAAAATGGCAAGAAAGCCCTGACTGTCTACCCCAATGCCTGTGAACCCCCTTATGTCAACGTCACATGTCAG AAGCAGTTATCAGAAAACGTGTTCATTGATGAGCGGAGGCCAGTGTTGCTGTGTGAAGGGAAGTTGTGTCTGCGAGCCCTCCAAGATCTCTTCAATTTAACCATTGTGGAAATGATGTACG ggCCATTGTGGATTGTACTTGTGGCAGACGCAGACGGCTTTGTGCCCTTGACATTCAAACCCAAAGAGGAGCTTACAGTGCGGAACGGGAAGCGGAAAACTACCCTGCGGACCCCTGGGAGTCCAGAGAGCTCCTGCCCATCCAGTCCAGCCCCTGTCCAAAGCCCAAACACAACCACAGAGGCCTCCATATAG